GTTGTCCTTGTCTGCGACGTCGACGGCGAGTGCTGTCCAGAGACGGTGATTGTCGGACAGGGCTCTCACGAGCTTTGGGTAGGCGCGCGGGCCGGCCTCGGCAGAGGCCTTGATGCGATGGGTAACGCGGGCGATCAGCTCGTATTCCGTGGCGCGAGGTGTCTGCGTCGTTCGGGCGTGCTGGGCATAGCCTTTTCGGGCTTGCGCGAGAGTCTGGGCGTTCACTTCAAAACCTTCTGGTTATGAGGGGTAAGGATGCGATCGAGAAAAACGGGGGCCGGATGGCCCGGCCCCCACCCTTCAACCGATCAACGGAAGAGCGACAGCAGCTGCTGCGGAGCCTGGTTGGCGATCGACAGGGCCTGAACGCCCAGCTGTTGCTGGACCTGCAGTGCCTGCAGACGGGCCGAGGCCTCTTCCATGTCGGCATCGACCAGCGTACCGATGCCGGATTTCAGCGCGTCAGTCAGGCCAGAGACGAACTCGGTCTGGGTCTCGATGCGGCCCTGGACCGAACCGAA
This region of Ponticoccus alexandrii genomic DNA includes:
- the flaF gene encoding flagellar biosynthesis regulator FlaF produces the protein MNAQTLAQARKGYAQHARTTQTPRATEYELIARVTHRIKASAEAGPRAYPKLVRALSDNHRLWTALAVDVADKDNGLPQDLRAQIFYLAEFVQQHTAKVLNRKARIAPLLEINAAILRGLSGRRPKS